The Pseudomonas aeruginosa genome includes the window AACGACCGTGAGGCCACCCCGTGGACAAGAATCTCCACCAGCCCCTGGGCGGCAATGAAATGCCCCGCTTCGGCGGCATCGCCACCATGATGCGCCTGCCCCATGTCCAGTCCCCCGCCGAACTCGACGCCCTCGATGCCGCCTTCGTCGGCGTGCCCCTCGACATCGGCACCTCCCTGCGCTCCGGTACCCGCTTCGGCCCCCGCGAGATCCGCGCCGAATCGGTGATGATCCGTCCCTACAACATGGCCACCGGCGCCGCCCCCTTCGACTCGCTGAACGTGGCGGACATCGGCGACGTCGCGATCAACACCTTCAACCTGCTGGAAGCCGTGCGCATCATCGAGCAGGAATACGACCGCATCCTCGGTCACGGCATCCTCCCGCTGACCCTCGGCGGCGACCACACCATCACCCTGCCGATCCTCCGCGCGATCAAGAAGAAGCACGGCAAGGTCGGCCTGGTCCACGTCGACGCCCACGCCGACGTCAACGACCACATGTTCGGCGAGAAGATCGCCCACGGCACCACCTTCCGCCGCGCGGTGGAAGAAGACCTGCTGGATTGCGACCGTGTTGTGCAGATCGGCCTGCGCGCCCAGGGCTACACCGCCGAGGACTTCAACTGGAGCCGCAAGCAGGGCTTCCGCGTGGTGCAGGCCGAGGAGTGCTGGCACAAGTCGCTGGAGCCGCTGATGGCCGAGGTCCGCGAGAAGGTCGGCGGCGGCCCCGTCTACCTGAGCTTCGACATCGACGGCATCGACCCGGCCTGGGCGCCCGGCACCGGCACCCCGGAAATCGGCGGCCTGACCACCATCCAGGCGATGGAAATCATCCGCGGCTGCCAGGGCCTGGACCTGATCGGCTGCGACCTGGTCGAAGTCTCGCCGCCCTACGACACCACCGGCAACACTTCGTTGCTGGGCGCCAATCTGCTCTATGAAATGCTCTGCGTCCTCCCGGGCGTGGCGCGTCGCTGAGCCGTAGCGCGACCATGACCGACGACCGCGTCGAACAGGTGCTGGAGGCCGCCCGCCGACTGGTGGCGGCCTTCGCCCGCAACGATGCCGAGGCCTATTTCGCCGCCTTCAGCGAGGACGCCAGCTTCATCTTCCACAACTGGCCTCAGCCGCTGCGCTCGCGCGCGGCCTACCGCAAGTTGTGGGAGCGCTGGCGACGCGAGGACGGCTTCGAAGTGCTGGCGTGCGAATCCAGCAATACCTGCGTCAGCCTGCAAGGCGACCTGGCGATCTTCAGCCACGATGTCGCCACCCGGCTGCGCCTCCAGGGAACGGAAAGCCTGAACCGGGAACGGGAAACCATCCTGTTCCGCCTAGAACAACAAGAAGGCCGTTGGCTGGCCTGCCATGAGCACTTGTCGGCGATGCCGGAGTACCTGCCATCGACTAGCTAGCTCTCCCGGGAGAACGTCATGGATAACAACAATAACCAACACGCAATCACACGCATCGAAACCTTCGGGGTCGAACAGATTCCCGACCACGAACGCAACGCCACGCCGGTCGATCTGTTCCGCATGATCTTCGGCGGCGCCAATACCTTCGCCACCGCCGTGCTCGGCAGCTTTCCGGTGCTCTTCGGGCTGTCCTTCCAGGCCGGGCTGTGGGCGATCCTGCTGGGCGTCACGCTGGGCGCGCTGATCCTCGCCCCGATGGGCCTGTTCGGCCCGCTCAACGGCACCAACAACGCGGTCTCCTCCGGCGCGCACTTCGGCGTGCACGGGCGCATCGTCGGCTCCTTCCTCTCGCTGCTGACCGCCATCGCCTTCTTCTCGCTCTCGGTGTGGAGTTCCGGCGATGCCCTGGTCGGCGGCGCCCGGCGCCTGGTCGGCCTGGAAGAGAGCGAACTGAACCTGGGCCTGGCCTACGGCCTGTTCGCCGTGCTGGTGCTGACCGTATGCATCTACGGCTTCCGCTTCATGCTGCTGGTCAACAGGATCGCCGTGTGGGCCGCCAGCCTGCTGTTCCTGCTCGGCCTGTTCGCCTTCGCCGGCCCCTTCGACGCCGCCTACGCCGGCAGCGTGCAGCTCGGCCAGCCGGGCTTCTGGGCCGCCTTCATCGGCGCCACCCTGCTGGCCATGAGCAACCCGATCTCCTTCGGCGCCTTCCTGGGCGACTGGGCCCGCTACATCCCGCGCCAGACCTCGCAGGCACGGATCATGCTGGCGGTGATCGGCGCGCAGCTGGCGACCCTGGTTCCCTTCCTGTTCGGCCTCGCCACCGCGACCATCGTCGCCGTCCGCGCGCCGGACTACATCGCTGCCAACAACTACGTCGGCGGCCTGCTGGCCATCGCTCCCGGCTGGTTCTTCCTGCCGGTATGCCTGATCGCGGTGATCGGCGGCATGTCCACCGGCACCACTTCGCTGTACGGCACCGGGCTGGACATGTCCAGCGTGTTCCCGCGCCTGCTCTCGCGGGTGCAGGCCACGGTGCTGATCGGGGTCGCCTCGATCGGCTTCATCTTCGTCGGCCGCTTCGCCTTCAACCTGGTGCAGAGCGTCTCTACCTTCGCCGTGCTGATCGTCACCTGCACCACCCCGTGGATGGTGATCATGCTGATCGGCCTGCTGACCCGTCGCGGCTTCTACCGCCCGGACGACCTGCAGGTGTTCACCCGCGGCCAGCGCGGCGGCGCCTACTGGTTCGAGCACGGCTGGAACTGGCGCGGAATGGGTGCCTGGATTCCCAGCGCGGCAGCCGGCCTGGCCTTCGTCAACCTGCCGGGGCAATTCGTCGGTCCGCTCGGCGAACTGGCCGGCGGCATCGACCTCAGCCTGCCGGTCGCCCTCGGCCTGGCCGCCCTGCTCTACCTGGCACTGCTGCGCCTGTTCCCGGAACCGCCTTGCGTCTATGGCCCGCGAGGACCGCGCTGGGTGCGCGCGCACGGCACGCGGAGGGCACCGGCGATAGCCACCGCCTGAGGTGGGGTACACACACGGCGGGACGCCAGCGTCCCGCGCTTCCGGCGCCTCGCCGGATACAACAATGACAATGAGAAACTTGGGAGACCTGATATGGCCCTCGACATATTCGTCGTTCTGATCTACGCCGCGGGCATGATCGCGCTGGGCTGGTACGGCATGCGCCGCGCCAAGACCCGCGACGACTACCTGGTGGCCGGCCGCAACCTCGGCCCCGGCTTCTACCTGGGAACCATGGCCGCCACCGTCCTCGGCGGCGCCTCCACCATCGGCACCGTGCGCCTGGGCTACGTCCATGGCATCTCCGGCTTCTGGCTGTGCGGCGCGATCGGCCTCGGCATCGTCGGCCTCAGCCTGTTCCTGGCCAAGCCGCTGCTGAAGCTGAAGATCTACACCGTCACCCAGGTCCTGGAGCGTCGCTACAACCCCGCCGCGCGCCACGCCAGCGCCCTGATCATGCTGGTCTACGCACTGATGATCGGCGCCACCTCGACCATCGCCATCGGCACCGTCATGCAGGTCCTGTTCGGCCTGCCGTTCTGGGTCTCGATCCTGATCGGCGGCGGCGTCGTGGTGCTCTACTCCACCATCGGCGGCATGTGGTCGCTGACCCTGACCGACATCGTGCAGTTCCTGATCATGACCGTCGGCCTGGTGTTCCTGCTGATGCCGCTGTCGATCAACGACGCCGGCGGCTGGGACGCCCTGGTAGCCAAGCTGCCGGCCAGCTACTTCGACTTCACCGCGATCGGCTGGGACACCATCGTCACCTACTTCCTGATCTACTTCTTCGGCATCTTCATCGGCCAGGACATCTGGCAGCGGGTGTTCACCGCCCGCAGCGAGACCGTGGCCAAGGTCGCCGGCTCCGCCGCCGGTATCTACTGCGTGCTCTACGGCATGGCCGGGGCGCTGATCGGGATGGCCGCCAAGGTCCTGCTGCCGGACCTGGAGAACGTCAACAACGCCTTCGCCAGTGTGGTCGAGCACAGCCTGCCGAACGGCATCCGCGGCCTGGTCATCGCCGCCGCCCTGGCGGCGCTGATGTCCACCGCCAGCGCCGGCCTGCTGGCGGCGTCCACCACCGTCACCCAGGACCTGCTGCCGCGCCTGCGACGCGGCCGCGGCCAGTCCGACAACGGCGACGTGCACGAGAACCGCATCGCGACCCTGCTGCTGGGCCTGGTAGTGCTCGGCATCGCCCTGGTGGTCAGCGACGTGATCAGCGCCCTGACCGTGGCCTACAACCTGCTGGTAGGCGGCATGCTGATCCCGCTGATCGGCGCGATCTACTGGAAGCGCGCCACCACCGCCGGCGCCATCACCAGCATGACCCTGGGCTTCCTTACCGTGCTGGTGTTCATGATCAAGGATGGCCTCGACGCCAATACGCCGATCTACTACAGCCTGGCGGTCGGCCTGCTCAGCTTCGTCCTGGTCAGCCTGTTCTCGCGGCGCCCGACGGGTGTCGCCAGCGCCGCCTGAACCAGGCACAACCCCGACAGGCGAGGGACTTTCCCTCGCCTTTTCCATTCCCGAGAACATGAAAAAGGAACGGCCATGACCACCTGCGGCGAATTCCTCGTCAAGCAACTCGAAGCCTGGGGCGTCGAGACCGTCTTCGGCATCCCCGGCGTGCATACCGTAGAGCTCTATCGCGGCCTGCCCGGCAGCCGTATCCGCCATGTCACCCCGCGCCACGAGCAGGGCGCCGGCTTCATGGCGGACGGCTACGCACGGGTCACCGGCAGGCCCGGCGTGTGCTTCATCATCACCGGCCCGGGGATGACCAACATCCTCACCGCCATGGCCCAGGCCTACGCCGACTCGATTCCGATGCTGGTGATCTCCAGCGTCAACGAACGCGCGCGCCTGGCCCACGGCAACGGCTACCTGCACGAGCTGCCGAACCAGCGCAACCTGGTAGGCAACGTCTGCGCCTTCAGCCATACCCTGATGAGCGCCGAGGAGCTGCCGGCGGTGCTCGCCCGCGCCTTCGCCGTGTTCGACAGCGAGCGGCCGCGGCCGGTGCACATCGAGCTGCCGCTCGACGTCATCACCGCGCCCGCCGAACACCTGGCCCTGCGCCCACGCACCGTCACCAGCCGCCCGGCGCCGGCCCTCGCGCCCTTGCGCGAGGCCGCGGCGCGCCTGCGCAACGCGAAGAAGCCACTGCTGCTGCTCGGCGGCGGCTGCGTCGACGCCGCCGCCGAAGCGCGTGCCCTGGCCGCCGCGCTGGACGCGCCGACCGCCCTGACGATCAACGCCAAGGGCCTGCTACCGGCCGACCACCCGCTGCTGCTGGGCAGCAACCAGTCCTGCGTGCCGGTACGCGAGCTGGCCGCCGAGGCCGACGTGGTGCTGGCCATCGGCACCGAGCTGGGCGAAACCGACTACGACGTGGTGTTCGACGGCGGCTTCGCCCTCGATGGCGAGTTGATCCGCATCGACATCGACCCGCAGCAACTGATGCGCAACTACACGCCGAGCCTGGCCATCCACAGCGACGCCCGGCTGGCCATGCGCGTGCTGCTGGCCGAACTGCCGGGCGGCGAGGCCTCGCCGGACAGCCCCGGGGCCCGGCGCGCCGCCGCCGTGCGCCAGCGCCTGGCCGAAGACTTCGCCGGCTGGTCGCACTATCGCCAGCTGTTCGCCGCGATCCTGGCCGAGTGGCCGGACGCCCGCTTCGTCGGCGATTCGACCCAGACCGTCTACAGCGGCAACCACCTGGTCGATCTCGACGAGCCGCGCCGCTGGTTCAACGCCTCCACCGGCTACGGCACCCTCGGCTATGGCCTGCCCGCCGCCATCGGCGCCAAGCTCGGTGAGCCGGGACGCCCGGTGGTCAGCCTGATGGGCGATGGCGGCCTGCAGTTCACCCTGCCGGAACTGGCCAGCGCGGTGGAAGCCAAGGTCGGCATCGTCGTGCTGCTGTGGAACAACCACGGCTATGGCGAGATCAAGCGCTACATGGAGCGGCGCGAGATCACTCCGCTCGGGGTCGATATCTACACCCCGGACTTCCTCGCCATCGCCCGCGGCTTCGGCTGCGCCGCCGAACGCGCGCGCGATCTCGAGCACCTGCGCGAACTGCTGCGCGGCGCCCCGGCGGACCGTCCGCTGATCGTCGAGGTGCTGCAAGCCGCGCCCTTCCATCCCTGACCCGGAGCCCGCCATGGACGATTCCGAACTCTACCGATCCCTCTGCGAGATCCTCGGCGCCCGTGGCGTGCGCGACAGTGCCGCGCTCGCCGGGCAGGACCCCGGCTACCATCCGCAGAACCTCGCCGGAAGCTTCCTGGTCCTGCCGGAAAGCACCGACCAAGTCGCCGCCGTGGTGCGTCTGTGCCGCCAGGCAGGACGCGCCCTGGTACCCCAGGGCGGACTCACCGGCCTGGTCGGCGGCGGCGCCGCGCAAGCCGGCGACGTGCTGCTCTCGCTGCGCAGGCTGAACCGCATACATCGGCTGGATGCGGCCAGCCAGACCCTCGACCTCGACGCCGGCGTAACCCTCGAACAGGCCCAGGCGCTGGCCGCCGATGCCGGACTCGACCCCGGCATCGATCTCGCCGCGCGCGGCAGCGCCAGCATCGGCGGGCTGGTCGCGACCAACGCCGGCGGCATCCGCGCCTTCCGCTTCGGCACCATGCGCCAGCGCGTGCTCGGCCTGGAAGCGGTACTCGCCGACGGCAGCGTCTACAGCGACCTGCGCGGGCTGCTGAAGAACACCACCGGCTACGACCTCAAGCAGTTGTTCGTCGGCGCCGAAGGCACCCTCGGCATCGTCACCCGTGCGGTACTGCGCCTGGAGCCGTTGCAGCGTCCCGGCGCCACCGCCCTGCTCGGCCTGCCCGACGTCGACGCGGCGATCACCATCGCCGCGCGCCTGCGCCGCGAGCACGCCGAACGCCTGTTCGCCTGCGAGATCCTCTGGCACGACTACCTGCAATGCACCGCCGCACCCATGGGCGACAGCGCGCCGAGCCTGGCGCCCTGCCCTCTCTACCTGCTGGTGGAACTGGCCGAGGACCGCCACCTGGATGCCGGCGAGGCGCTCACCGCCCTGCTGGAAGACTGCTTCGAGGACGGGCTGGTGGAAGACGCCCTGCTCGCCGCCAACGAAACCCAGCGCCTGGCCATCTGGCGCCTGCGCGAAGACTCCGACGCGGCCATCCACGCCGGCGTCGACAGCCTGTCCTTCGACGTATCGCTCCCGGTGCCGGCCCTGGCCGGCTACGTCGAGCGCATCCGGCGGCGCCTGGACGACCTGGTGAAGGGCATGCAGGTCTTCCTCTTCGGCCATTTCCTCGACGGCAACCTGCACGTCATGCTCGCCGCCGACGTCCCGCTGCTGCCGCTGCACCAGGCGGTGGAGGAAATCCTCTACGGCGAGTTGGGCGAATGCGCTGGCGTGATCTCCGCCGAGCACGGCATCGGCCTGGAGAAGAAGGAAGCCCTGGGACGCTACGCCGATCCGCTGA containing:
- a CDS encoding 5-guanidino-2-oxopentanoate decarboxylase; amino-acid sequence: MTTCGEFLVKQLEAWGVETVFGIPGVHTVELYRGLPGSRIRHVTPRHEQGAGFMADGYARVTGRPGVCFIITGPGMTNILTAMAQAYADSIPMLVISSVNERARLAHGNGYLHELPNQRNLVGNVCAFSHTLMSAEELPAVLARAFAVFDSERPRPVHIELPLDVITAPAEHLALRPRTVTSRPAPALAPLREAAARLRNAKKPLLLLGGGCVDAAAEARALAAALDAPTALTINAKGLLPADHPLLLGSNQSCVPVRELAAEADVVLAIGTELGETDYDVVFDGGFALDGELIRIDIDPQQLMRNYTPSLAIHSDARLAMRVLLAELPGGEASPDSPGARRAAAVRQRLAEDFAGWSHYRQLFAAILAEWPDARFVGDSTQTVYSGNHLVDLDEPRRWFNASTGYGTLGYGLPAAIGAKLGEPGRPVVSLMGDGGLQFTLPELASAVEAKVGIVVLLWNNHGYGEIKRYMERREITPLGVDIYTPDFLAIARGFGCAAERARDLEHLRELLRGAPADRPLIVEVLQAAPFHP
- the speB gene encoding agmatinase, yielding MDKNLHQPLGGNEMPRFGGIATMMRLPHVQSPAELDALDAAFVGVPLDIGTSLRSGTRFGPREIRAESVMIRPYNMATGAAPFDSLNVADIGDVAINTFNLLEAVRIIEQEYDRILGHGILPLTLGGDHTITLPILRAIKKKHGKVGLVHVDAHADVNDHMFGEKIAHGTTFRRAVEEDLLDCDRVVQIGLRAQGYTAEDFNWSRKQGFRVVQAEECWHKSLEPLMAEVREKVGGGPVYLSFDIDGIDPAWAPGTGTPEIGGLTTIQAMEIIRGCQGLDLIGCDLVEVSPPYDTTGNTSLLGANLLYEMLCVLPGVARR
- a CDS encoding YybH family protein — encoded protein: MTDDRVEQVLEAARRLVAAFARNDAEAYFAAFSEDASFIFHNWPQPLRSRAAYRKLWERWRREDGFEVLACESSNTCVSLQGDLAIFSHDVATRLRLQGTESLNRERETILFRLEQQEGRWLACHEHLSAMPEYLPSTS
- a CDS encoding FAD-binding oxidoreductase, which produces MDDSELYRSLCEILGARGVRDSAALAGQDPGYHPQNLAGSFLVLPESTDQVAAVVRLCRQAGRALVPQGGLTGLVGGGAAQAGDVLLSLRRLNRIHRLDAASQTLDLDAGVTLEQAQALAADAGLDPGIDLAARGSASIGGLVATNAGGIRAFRFGTMRQRVLGLEAVLADGSVYSDLRGLLKNTTGYDLKQLFVGAEGTLGIVTRAVLRLEPLQRPGATALLGLPDVDAAITIAARLRREHAERLFACEILWHDYLQCTAAPMGDSAPSLAPCPLYLLVELAEDRHLDAGEALTALLEDCFEDGLVEDALLAANETQRLAIWRLREDSDAAIHAGVDSLSFDVSLPVPALAGYVERIRRRLDDLVKGMQVFLFGHFLDGNLHVMLAADVPLLPLHQAVEEILYGELGECAGVISAEHGIGLEKKEALGRYADPLKLALMAQIKELLDPSGLFNPGKVIP
- a CDS encoding sodium:solute symporter, encoding MALDIFVVLIYAAGMIALGWYGMRRAKTRDDYLVAGRNLGPGFYLGTMAATVLGGASTIGTVRLGYVHGISGFWLCGAIGLGIVGLSLFLAKPLLKLKIYTVTQVLERRYNPAARHASALIMLVYALMIGATSTIAIGTVMQVLFGLPFWVSILIGGGVVVLYSTIGGMWSLTLTDIVQFLIMTVGLVFLLMPLSINDAGGWDALVAKLPASYFDFTAIGWDTIVTYFLIYFFGIFIGQDIWQRVFTARSETVAKVAGSAAGIYCVLYGMAGALIGMAAKVLLPDLENVNNAFASVVEHSLPNGIRGLVIAAALAALMSTASAGLLAASTTVTQDLLPRLRRGRGQSDNGDVHENRIATLLLGLVVLGIALVVSDVISALTVAYNLLVGGMLIPLIGAIYWKRATTAGAITSMTLGFLTVLVFMIKDGLDANTPIYYSLAVGLLSFVLVSLFSRRPTGVASAA
- a CDS encoding purine-cytosine permease family protein, translating into MDNNNNQHAITRIETFGVEQIPDHERNATPVDLFRMIFGGANTFATAVLGSFPVLFGLSFQAGLWAILLGVTLGALILAPMGLFGPLNGTNNAVSSGAHFGVHGRIVGSFLSLLTAIAFFSLSVWSSGDALVGGARRLVGLEESELNLGLAYGLFAVLVLTVCIYGFRFMLLVNRIAVWAASLLFLLGLFAFAGPFDAAYAGSVQLGQPGFWAAFIGATLLAMSNPISFGAFLGDWARYIPRQTSQARIMLAVIGAQLATLVPFLFGLATATIVAVRAPDYIAANNYVGGLLAIAPGWFFLPVCLIAVIGGMSTGTTSLYGTGLDMSSVFPRLLSRVQATVLIGVASIGFIFVGRFAFNLVQSVSTFAVLIVTCTTPWMVIMLIGLLTRRGFYRPDDLQVFTRGQRGGAYWFEHGWNWRGMGAWIPSAAAGLAFVNLPGQFVGPLGELAGGIDLSLPVALGLAALLYLALLRLFPEPPCVYGPRGPRWVRAHGTRRAPAIATA